The window CAGGCCCGTCGCGGCGACGCCGGGGGCGGCCACGTCCTCCGGCGCGGTGACGAGGAGCACAACGTCGGGGGCAGCCTGCGGGGCATGGTCCTCGATCGCAGTGGCGACCAGCGACGACTCGGCCCCGGGGTCAGTCACGCCACCCGCGCCCAGCCGGCTCTCCACGCCGCTGCCGAGCACGCCACCCAGGGCGATGAACACCACCGCCACGATCAGGAGCAGGCGTGGGCGCCGTGTTGCTAGGGCACCGATATTATCGAACATCGAAGGCCTCCGTATGCGCCAATAGTAGACTGTATCGATCATAGGCCTGACGTATTGATGACCGCAACGGCCGCGGTCACCGTCAGCGCCGCCAGAAAGGAGCTGGCAGTGGGAATCTCAGAACGAACGCCGCTGTCACAGACCATCGGATACCGCCTGATCAAGGTGGGTGAGATGGTCCTGGAGACAGCCGAGCAGGTGCTCGCACCGACAGGGATCAAGCCGAGGCAGTACAACGTGCTCGTCACCCTCTCGGTCGACGCGACCCTGTCCCAGCGCGAGCTGAGCACGGCGCTGGGGATCGACCCGAACGTCATGGTCGACGTCATCGACGAGCTCGAACGGCAGGGCTTCGCCCGACGTGAGCGGAGCCCGGTCGACCGCCGTCGCCATATCGTGGTGGTCAGTCCCAAAGGGAAGACGGCGCTCGCAAAGGCCCAGGGCCTGCTCGACGAAGCCGAGAAGGAAGTCCTCGGTGTGCTGACCTCGGATCAACGTCAGGTCCTCTTCGAGTCGGTCGGCGTACTCCTGGGCCTGACCCCGGTGCCGCGGGCGAGCTGAGTAGCCCGCCCGCGGACCGAACAGGCTTTCCCTGTCGGAGAGCGAGGTGGCGCGTCAGCCCCTGGCCACCTCGCTCTCGGCCACGTCGCTCTCCGCCACCTCGCTCTCGGCCGGGATCACCGGCTCTCCCGAGCGCGCCGGCGCTCGCCCGCCGAGCAGGCGGAGGATCCGCCCGCGCCCGGCCCAGTCGGTCGCCCCGCCGACGACGCCGTCCGGCCGCACCCAGACGATCGTCGGCCGTCCCGCTGTGCCCGCTGTAGCTGCTGTGCCCGCTGTGCTTGTTGTGCCTGCTGTGCTTGTTGCGCCCGCTCCGGGCGGGTCGGTGACGAGCACACCAGCGGGCGCCTCGCGGATCAGGGCGTCACGCTGCTGCGCCGTCAGGCCGGAGACGACCAGACGGTGCCGCACGGCGCAGCCAAGGTCGTCGCGCGGCGGCACGGGCAGACCGCTCCACCGCCCCACGGCCGGCAGGCCGATTCCCTGGGGTACCTGCCCCTCGACCAGGGCGGGACTGTTGCGCAGCCCGAGGTCGAGCTGCGCGAGCCGGCCGACGGCCGCTCCCTGGAACCGCGCCTTGCCGCCCACGGTCCGCAGGAGGGCGTCCCGCAGCGTGCGCAGCACCGGGTTGGCCACGAGCCACAGCTTGGTCTGCGCGTCGGCCTGCTGGACCGCGCGCTGCGCGGCCGGCCTGCGCTCGGCCTCGTACCCGTCGACCACCGCGGCGTCCGCTCCCCCGAATGCGGCGGCGAGCCGCCAGGCAAGGTCGAAACCGTCCTGGACCGCGGTGTTGAGCCCCTGGCCGCCGGCAGGCGAGTGCCCGTGCGCGGCATCACCCGCCAGCAGGACCGGGCCGCTGCGGAACTGCTTGGCGACCCGCGAGTGGACCCGGAAGCGGCTCGCCCAGCGGACATCGCTGATCGTCGCCGTCGGCTGGCGCAGCCGCAGCGCCGCCAGCGCGTCGTCGAAGACGGTGTCGGGTGTGCCCTCCGGCGGGATCTCACGGTCCGCGAAGACCCGGTGGGTCCCGTCCGGCAGCGGTACGACGACGAGCACCCCGCTCGGCCCCAGGTCATAGCGCGCCTCGTCGACCGGCAGGTCCGGGCTGACGACCCGGCCGTCGACCAGGAGGAACTCCCGGGTGAACGTCCGGCCCTCCATCTCCACCCCGGCGGCCGCACGGACGACGCTGCGCGACCCGTCGGCGCCGACCAGCCACCGGGCCGCGACCTCCGTCGTCGCGCTCGTCGTGCTGGAGCCTGTCGTGCTGGAGCCTGTCGTGCTGGAGCCCGTCGTGCTGGAGCCTGTCGTGCCGAAACCTGTTGTATCGGCGACCTGGACCACCGCGCGGTCCTCGTCGAGGCGCACCTCGGTGACCCGGTGGTTCCACCGCACGTCCACCCCCAGCGCCGTCGCGCGGCTCAGGAGCAGCCGGACCACTACGGGCTGCGGCAGGCAGACGGGGCGCGTGAACCGGGTCCCCGCCAGCCCACCGAACGGGACGGTGAACAGCGGGCGGGTAACGGACGAGTAGCGCGCCCGCTGCAGGACCAGGCCCTCCTGCAGGACGTCGTCCCCGACGCCCAGACGGTCGAGCACCTCCAGGCAGCCGGCCCACAGCACGAGGGCGCGGGGCTGGTCGTCGGGTCCCGGCCGCGCGTCGTACACCCGCACGGGCACACCCTGCAGCGCGAGCGTGCAGGCCGCGACCAGGCCGGCCGGGCCCGCGCCGACTATGACGACCGGCAGCGTGCTGACCGGCTGTGCACTGAACGGCGGCGCGGTCATGACGCGCCCTCGGCGACCGGCGCCGCACCCGTGGCGAGCAGCGCCTCGATCTCCGGCAGGGAGGCGTCCGCGCGCGTCCACACGACGGCGCTGAACCCGAGGTCGCGGGCGGCCGCGCAGTTCTCCTCGAGGTCGTCGACCATCAGGCACTCCGAGGCGGGCTTGCCGAGGCGCTCCAGGAGCCTGCGGTAGATCTCCGGGTCAGGCTTGCGCACCTGCTCCCGGCTGGAGTCGACCACCACGTCGAACAGGGCGTCGGCGTCGACCTGCGCGCGCCAGCGCGGCTCCCACTCCCGCACGTTGTTCGTGAGCAGCGCCGTGGTGTACCCGCGCTCGCGGAAGCCGGCGATGGCGTCGGTCACCGCGGTCTCCGTGCGCCGCCCCTTGAACCACCACTCGCCGAACGGCTTGCCCTCGAGGCGGTCGAGCGTGCCCTCGGGCAGGTAGGTGGCGAGCCGCTTGATCATCTCGTCCTCGGTGATGGCGGCCACCTCGAGCTGGGCCATCGGCTCCGCCCGGTGCTCGTACGCGGAGGCGCCCATGGCTTCCCGCAGCTGCAGCGGCGAGATGCCCACCGCCTTGCAGAAGAGGTAGAACGTCTCCTCGAGCGGGTTCGTCAGCACGCCGCCGTAGTCGAAGACGAGCGTGCTGATCCTCTGGCCGCTGAACTGGTCGCTGATCATGCTGTGACTCCCATCGTGAGGTCGATCTGGGCTGCGACCCTGCCGGCGTGCAGGATCGAAGTGCGGGTGGAGCACGCGACGATCGCGCCACGCGTGGTCAGCTCGGCGACCTGGGTGACGACCTGCGTGGGGAGGTCCAGCTCGACGAAGGCGTCGAACGAACCCGTGCACGCGAGGACGACGAGGTCGGACGGTTGCAGGCCGTGGGAGAGCGACACGGCCGCCGCGGCCGACTGGCGCGCGGCCTCGAGCAGGAGGTTGCCCGGTGCATGGTCGAGGGGATGGTCGAACAGGTAGGGGTGACGGGTGTCGACATGGAGCCAGGACTCCGCCCGACGCTCGCCGGCCGAAGATGGGACCAGGGACACCTGGCTCACCACGACGTTGCGCGGGTCCCGCCGGCCGACAGTCCGGGGGTCGGCGCGCGCCGACGGCTGCGCAGATGTCTGTGCCGACGGCTGTGCCGACGGCTGCGGGGACGGCTGCGGGGACGGCAGGAGCGGCTCGGCGGCGCTCAGGGTCTCGCGCCGGCCGAGCCCGCGCAGGCTCTTCCACTCCGCGGGGGTCATGACCATGAGCGACCCCCGCCCGGTGAGCGCCGCCCGGCCGTCGACCAGGATCTGCCCGGTGAACTCGACGCCGGTCACCCTGCCGCCGATCGTCCGGCGCGCCTCGAGAGCGGTGCCGACCTCCAGGTGCGCCTGCCGGTCCCCGACCCGCAGGGCGTCGGCGTCGTCGATCTGCACGTCGAGGTCTCGGAAGAGGAACGCGAGACCCAGCGGAACCCCGAGGTGCAGGTGCGAGACGCAGACGGCGGCCTGCCGGACGGTCTCGACCAGGAGGGAGAAGTCGAGGACGGGCCCCTCCTGCATGAGGTGGCCTCGTGGCAGCTGAGCTGCCACCCGGTACGTCCCTTCGGTATCGGACGTGTCGGTGACGAAGACCTCGGCGACGGCCGTGCGGTGCACGTACTCGCGGGCGACGGTCGCGGCGTAGCTGAGGCTCATGAGGCCACCGCCCCCGGCGTCGTGCAGACGGGCGCGACGAGCTCTGGCTCGGGGGACGGAAGCCTTGGCGCGTCGCCGTGGGCGGCCCCGACAACCGATGCAGCTGAGGCAACCGAGGCAACCGAGGCAGCCGGAATGTTCAGGGCGCCCGGCCGCAGGCCGTAGCCCAGCTCGCGCAGCCGGTGCGACACGTCCAGGAGGGACGCGTTCAGGCTGGTCCCCCGGCGCATCGACACAAGGCTGGTGACGCGCGCGGCATGCCCCGCGAGCGACTGCTCGGCCACCATCGACAGCGTGGCCTGGGGCCCGAGCTCCAGCAGGACGTCGTGCCCCCTGCCCGACGCCGTACGGATCGCGTCCCGGAACCGGACCGGGCGGATCACCGTGTCGGCCCAGAACGAGGCGTCCAGCGCGGCGACGGGCACCCGCCCGCCGACTGCGCTCGACACGATGTGCCCGTTGCCCCGCGGCGGCGGGACGTCGGCGAGCGCCTCGACGATCGGCCGGCGCATGACGGCCGCCCGCGGCGAGTGCAGCGCGTGCCGCACGCGGAGCGGGAGCCACCAGCCGCCCGCGGCGCGGACGTCCGCGCCGAGTGCGTCGACGGCGTCGTCGCTCCCGGCGACCACAACGACCGCCGGTGCGTTGACGGCGGCGACGTGGACGTCTCCGCCGCGCGCGACCAGCCGGTCGACCGTGTGCGGGTCGAGGCCCGCGACGGCCATGGTGCCGGTGCCGTCGAACCGCTGGACCGCCTCGGCCCGCCGGACCACGATCGTGAGCGCCTGCTCGATGCTCAGCGCGCCGACGGCGTGCGCCGCCGCGACCTCCCCGAGCGAGTAGCCCACGACCTCGTCAGGGATGACGCCGCGACGTCGCCAGAGGTCGGTGAGGCAGGCCTGGATGGTGAAGATCGCCGTCTGGGCGGCGACGGCCTCACCCACCTCGGGCGGCGCCTCGTCGGTGCTCAGGTGCTCCAGCAGCGACCACCCGGTGAGTTCGCGCACGGTCGCCTCGCACCGGTGCAGCGTGGGCCAGACCCCGGGCTCGGACAGGAGCGTCCGCCCCATGCCCGGCCACTGCGACCCGTAGCCGCTGTAGACGAAGGTGAGCCGGCTGCGGGCCCGGTGCCGGATCATGCGCGCTCACCGCCGATCGCCCGGTTGGCGACCTGGCCATTCGTGAGGCTGTTCGCGAGCGCGTCGAGGTCGTCGTCGGGCGAC is drawn from Promicromonospora sp. Populi and contains these coding sequences:
- a CDS encoding MarR family winged helix-turn-helix transcriptional regulator; amino-acid sequence: MGISERTPLSQTIGYRLIKVGEMVLETAEQVLAPTGIKPRQYNVLVTLSVDATLSQRELSTALGIDPNVMVDVIDELERQGFARRERSPVDRRRHIVVVSPKGKTALAKAQGLLDEAEKEVLGVLTSDQRQVLFESVGVLLGLTPVPRAS
- a CDS encoding FAD-dependent oxidoreductase → MTAPPFSAQPVSTLPVVIVGAGPAGLVAACTLALQGVPVRVYDARPGPDDQPRALVLWAGCLEVLDRLGVGDDVLQEGLVLQRARYSSVTRPLFTVPFGGLAGTRFTRPVCLPQPVVVRLLLSRATALGVDVRWNHRVTEVRLDEDRAVVQVADTTGFGTTGSSTTGSSTTGSSTTGSSTTSATTEVAARWLVGADGSRSVVRAAAGVEMEGRTFTREFLLVDGRVVSPDLPVDEARYDLGPSGVLVVVPLPDGTHRVFADREIPPEGTPDTVFDDALAALRLRQPTATISDVRWASRFRVHSRVAKQFRSGPVLLAGDAAHGHSPAGGQGLNTAVQDGFDLAWRLAAAFGGADAAVVDGYEAERRPAAQRAVQQADAQTKLWLVANPVLRTLRDALLRTVGGKARFQGAAVGRLAQLDLGLRNSPALVEGQVPQGIGLPAVGRWSGLPVPPRDDLGCAVRHRLVVSGLTAQQRDALIREAPAGVLVTDPPGAGATSTAGTTSTAGTAATAGTAGRPTIVWVRPDGVVGGATDWAGRGRILRLLGGRAPARSGEPVIPAESEVAESDVAESEVARG
- a CDS encoding HAD family hydrolase, whose amino-acid sequence is MISDQFSGQRISTLVFDYGGVLTNPLEETFYLFCKAVGISPLQLREAMGASAYEHRAEPMAQLEVAAITEDEMIKRLATYLPEGTLDRLEGKPFGEWWFKGRRTETAVTDAIAGFRERGYTTALLTNNVREWEPRWRAQVDADALFDVVVDSSREQVRKPDPEIYRRLLERLGKPASECLMVDDLEENCAAARDLGFSAVVWTRADASLPEIEALLATGAAPVAEGAS
- a CDS encoding ScbA/BarX family gamma-butyrolactone biosynthesis protein, translated to MSLSYAATVAREYVHRTAVAEVFVTDTSDTEGTYRVAAQLPRGHLMQEGPVLDFSLLVETVRQAAVCVSHLHLGVPLGLAFLFRDLDVQIDDADALRVGDRQAHLEVGTALEARRTIGGRVTGVEFTGQILVDGRAALTGRGSLMVMTPAEWKSLRGLGRRETLSAAEPLLPSPQPSPQPSAQPSAQTSAQPSARADPRTVGRRDPRNVVVSQVSLVPSSAGERRAESWLHVDTRHPYLFDHPLDHAPGNLLLEAARQSAAAAVSLSHGLQPSDLVVLACTGSFDAFVELDLPTQVVTQVAELTTRGAIVACSTRTSILHAGRVAAQIDLTMGVTA
- a CDS encoding acyltransferase domain-containing protein, with the translated sequence MIRHRARSRLTFVYSGYGSQWPGMGRTLLSEPGVWPTLHRCEATVRELTGWSLLEHLSTDEAPPEVGEAVAAQTAIFTIQACLTDLWRRRGVIPDEVVGYSLGEVAAAHAVGALSIEQALTIVVRRAEAVQRFDGTGTMAVAGLDPHTVDRLVARGGDVHVAAVNAPAVVVVAGSDDAVDALGADVRAAGGWWLPLRVRHALHSPRAAVMRRPIVEALADVPPPRGNGHIVSSAVGGRVPVAALDASFWADTVIRPVRFRDAIRTASGRGHDVLLELGPQATLSMVAEQSLAGHAARVTSLVSMRRGTSLNASLLDVSHRLRELGYGLRPGALNIPAASVASVASAASVVGAAHGDAPRLPSPEPELVAPVCTTPGAVAS